Proteins encoded together in one Cricetulus griseus strain 17A/GY unplaced genomic scaffold, alternate assembly CriGri-PICRH-1.0 unplaced_scaffold_11, whole genome shotgun sequence window:
- the LOC113838738 gene encoding vomeronasal type-1 receptor 4-like, translated as MYLWNLTIKIIVLSLTTIGILGNISVFYYYLICYGDSKLKTVDLIHMHLMAANTLIILSTGVPHTMAAFGLKQFLNDFGCRLILYIVRVGRSMSIGTTCLLSVFQAVTISQKESCCKDQKVKAAKYIGCTLSLVWASYILIHFIFFVYPIIKSYSNNVTSKRDFGHCSTAGRDGINDSLYAALVVCPEICFSLLMAWSSGSMIVILYRHKQRVQHIRSTCVSIRNFPESRATHNILVLVSTFLAFYTLSAILQGCIALLHNHSCWLVNNTRLTSLCFPSFAPLVLMNHYSRLPRLILVQHKEYKSLILILIPVKGATCKLQCLFAKLESPDMMITTKFHNHSKC; from the exons ATGTATTTGTGGAATCTGACCATCAAAATAATTGTCTTGTCACTAACTACaataggaattctgggaaatatctCTGTGTTTTACTACTATTTAATCTGCTATGGAGACAGCAAATTAAAGACTGTAGATTTGATTCACATGCACCTGATGGCAGCCAACACCCTGATCATTCTCTCTACAGGAGTGCCCCACACGATGGCAGCTTTTGGTTTGAAGcagtttttaaatgattttggATGCAGATTAATTTTGTACATTGTAAGAGTTGGCCGAAGTATGTCCATTGGCACCACCTGCCTCTTGAGCGTCTTTCAGGCCGTCACCATCAGTCAGAAGGAATCCTGTTGTAAGGATCAAAAAGTCAAAGCTGCTAAGTACATTGGCTGCACCCTTTCCCTTGTCTGGGCCTCATACATATtgatacatttcattttctttgtgtatccAATTATCAAAAGTTATAGTAACAATGTGACAAGTAAACGAGATTTTGGTCACTGCTCTACTGCAGGGCGGGATGGAATCAATGACTCACTCTATGCAGCATTGGTGGTGTGCCCTGAAATCTGCTTTTCGTTGCTCATGGCCTGGTCTAGTGGCTCCATGATCGTCATTCTGTACAGACACAAGCAGAGGGTTCAGCACATCCGGAGCACTTGTGTTTCCATCAGAAACTTCCCTGAATCCAGAGCCACCCATAACATTCTGGTCCTGGTGTCTACTTTTCTGGCTTTTTATACTCTCTCTGCTATCTTACAAG GCTGCATAGCTCTTTTGCATAATCACAGCTGTTGGCTGGTGAACAACACTCGCCTCACTTCTTTATGTTTTCCCTCTTTTGCACCCTTGGTTCTTATGAATCATTACTCCAGACTACCTAGACTCATTTTGGTTCAGCATAAGGAATATAAGTCACTGATTCTTATTTTGA TTCCTGTTAAAGGAGCCACCTGTAAGCTACAGTGCTTATTTGCTAAACTAGAGTCTCCTGATATGATGATTACTACAAAGTTCCACAATCATTCAAAATGCTGA
- the LOC113838740 gene encoding vomeronasal type-1 receptor 4-like: MISTDLVMGIIFVSQTTLGMMGNSALLCCFIINEFSGIKARPTDLIVKSLTCANFMVLLCKGIPQTMAAFGWTYFLDSIACKLVFYFHRVARGVSLGSTALLSFFQAIMITPRNAKYKYFKARAYNVIGPSVNMCWPLQMVLNALIPVLVTDLGDGKNCTDFRDLLYCAVAKPHNLTNALYVILLGSSDVMCLVLMLWASGSMVLVLLKHKQRVQYMHRVLCPKSSPETRATQTILVLVSSFVLLYSTSGILTMCLTFVNGTSRGLVHASVATAACFPALCPFLLIKHYTLVTRLC, translated from the coding sequence ATGATATCAACAGACCTGGTCATGGGGATCATCTTTGTGTCCCAGACTACACTGGGAATGATGGGGAACTCAGCCTTGCTTTGCTGTTTCATCATCAATGAATTCTCTGGGATCAAAGCCAGGCCTACAGACCTTATTGTCAAAAGCCTGACCTGTGCTAACTTCATGGTTCTGCTCTGTAAAGGAATCCCTCAGACAATGGCTGCTTTTGGTTGGACATATTTTTTAGATTCCATTGCATGTAAACTTGTCTTTTACTTTCATAGAGTTGCCAGAGGAGTATCCCTTGGGTCCACAGCCCTCTTAAGTTTCTTCCAAGCCATCATGATCACCCCAAGGAATGCCAAGTACAAATACTTCAAAGCAAGAGCCTACAATGTCATTGGACCTTCTGTCAACATGTGTTGGCCCCTGCAAATGGTGTTAAATGCCCTCATTCCTGTGCTAGTGACAGACCTGGGGGATGGAAAAAACTGCACTGATTTCCGTGATTTGCTATACTGTGCTGTGGCCAAACCTCACAATCTAACGAATGCCTTATATGTTATCTTATTGGGCTCCTCTGATGTCATGTGTTTGGTTCTCATGCTATGGGCCAGTGGTTCCATGGTGCTCGTCCTGCTGAAGCACAAGCAGAGGGTCCAATACATGCATAGAGTTCTGTGTCCCAAATCATCTCCTGAGACCAGAGCCACCCAAACCATCCTTGTCCTAGTCAGCAGTTTTGTGCTCCTTTATTCAACATCTGGTATCTTAACCATGTGCTTAACTTTTGTAAACGGAACCTCTCGGGGGCTGGTCCATGCCAGTGTAGCCACAGCTGCTTGCTTTCCAGCATTGTGTCCCTTTCTTCTCATCAAACACTACACCCTAGTTACCAGGCTCTGCTAA
- the LOC100773362 gene encoding vomeronasal type-1 receptor 4-like isoform X2, protein MYFWTLIIKLIFLSLTTTGILGNFSLFYYYLICYGDSKLKTVDLIHIHLMAANTLIILSKGVPHTMAAFGLKQFLNDIQCRLLLYIVRVGRSVSIGITCLLSVFQAVTISQKESCCKDQKVKAAKYIGCTLSLLWVSYILIHFIFLVNPLMKWYSNNVTSKRDFGHCSTAGRDGINDSLYAALVVCPEICFSLLMAWSSGSMIVILYRHKQRVQHIRRPCGSSRTSPESRATQNILALVSTFLAFYTLSAILQGCVALLSNSSWWLVNINRVTSLCFPCFGPFVLMNHYSMPSLSLVWIRNVNTLILQYVNDIILMVSSCLVTHLPHKVSAES, encoded by the coding sequence ATGTATTTCTGGACTCTGAtcatcaaattaatttttttgtcacTAACTACAactggaattctgggaaatttctCTCTGTTTTACTACTATCTAATCTGCTATGGAGACAGCAAATTAAAGACTGTAGATTTGATTCACATTCACCTAATGGCAGCCAACACCCTGATCATTCTCTCTAAAGGAGTGCCCCACACGATGGCAGCTTTTGGTTTGAAGCAGTTTTTAAATGATATTCAATGCAGATTACTTTTGTACATTGTAAGAGTTGGCCGCAGTGTGTCCATTGGCAtcacctgcctcttgagtgtcttCCAGGCTGTCACCATCAGTCAGAAGGAATCCTGTTGTAAGGATCAAAAAGTCAAAGCTGCTAAGTACATTGGCTgcaccctttcccttctctgggtctcatacattttgatacatttcattttcttggtgAATCCACTCATGAAATGGTATAGTAACAATGTGACAAGTAAACGAGATTTTGGACACTGCTCTACTGCAGGGCGGGATGGAATCAATGACTCACTCTATGCAGCATTGGTGGTGTGCCCTGAAATCTGCTTTTCATTGCTCATGGCTTGGTCTAGTGGCTCCATGATTGTCATTCTGTACAGACACAAGCAGAGGGTTCAGCACATCCGTAGACCTTGTGGTTCCAGCAGAACCTCCCCTGAGTCCAGAGCCACCCAGAACATCCTGGCGCTGGTGTCTACATTTCTGGCTTTTTATACTCTCTCTGCTATCTTACAAGGCTGTGTGGCTCTTTTGTCTAATTCTAGTTGGTGGCTGGTGAACATCAATCGAGTcacttctctgtgttttccttgttttggaCCCTTTGTTCTTATGAATCATTACTCCATGCCAAGTCTCAGTTTGGTCTGGATAAGGAATGTGAACACACTCATTCTTCAGTATGTAAATGATATAATACTTATGGTATCCAGTTGTTTAGTCACCCATCTCCCTCACAAAGTCAGTGCAGAAAGTTAG